From Vidua chalybeata isolate OUT-0048 chromosome 25, bVidCha1 merged haplotype, whole genome shotgun sequence, one genomic window encodes:
- the POU3F1 gene encoding POU domain, class 3, transcription factor 1 — protein sequence MAAAAQYLPRSAALMHPDGDRLHQGTTYREVQKVMHHEYLQGLAPAAGHAVGLAHHQWLPSAGTDWGSGGGGGGAHLPPAEHAKGGPPGPREELSAAAFHHRPHLVHQSAAGGAAGGWAQGGAHHLPPMSPPSGQPLLYAQPYASLNGMLGPPAPALHHGLRDPLGAEEAGGHELAASPPPLGPPEPSDEDAPSSDDLEQFAKQFKQRRIKLGFTQADVGLALGTLYGNVFSQTTICRFEALQLSFKNMCKLKPLLNKWLEETDSSTGSPTNLDKIAAQGRKRKKRTSIEVGVKGALENHFLKCPKPSAHEITSLADSLQLEKEVVRVWFCNRRQKEKRMTPAGVPHPPMEDVYAQADTSPLHHALPGAVQ from the coding sequence ATGGCCGCCGCCGCGCAGTACTTGCCGCGCTCCGCCGCGCTCATGCACCCCGACGGCGACCGGCTGCACCAGGGCACCACGTACCGCGAGGTGCAGAAGGTGATGCACCACGAGTACCTGCAGGGACTGGCGCCCGCCGCCGGGCACGCCGTCGGGCTGGCGCACCACCAGTGGCTGCCCAGCGCCGGCACGGACTGGGGCAGCGgtgggggcggcgggggcgcgcACCTTCCGCCCGCCGAGCACGCCAAGGGCGGCCCGCCGGGACCCCGCGAAGAGCTGTCCGCCGCCGCCTTCCATCACCGCCCGCACCTGGTGCACCAGtcggcggcgggcggcgcggcgggcggctGGGCGCAGGGCGGCGCACACCACCTGCCGCCCATGTCTCCGCCGTCGGGGCAGCCGCTGCTCTACGCGCAGCCCTACGCGAGCCTCAACGGGATGCTGGGCCCGCCAGCGCCGGCGCTGCACCACGGGCTGCGCGACCCGCTGGGCGCCGAGGAGGCGGGCGGCCACGAACTGGCGgcctcgccgccgccgctggGGCCGCCCGAGCCGTCGGACGAGGACGCGCCCAGCTCCGACGACCTGGAGCAGTTCGCGAAGCAGTTCAAGCAGCGGCGGATCAAGCTGGGCTTCACGCAGGCCGATGTGGGGCTGGCGCTGGGCACCCTGTACGGGAACGTCTTCTCGCAAACCACTATCTGCCGGTTCGAGGCGCTGCAGCTGAGCTTCAAGAACATGTGCAAGCTGAAGCCGCTGCTCAACAAGTGGCTGGAGGAGACGGACTCCAGCACGGGCAGCCCCACCAACCTGGACAAGATCGCGGCGCAGGGCCGGAAGCGCAAGAAGCGGACGTCCATCGAGGTGGGCGTCAAGGGCGCCCTGGAGAACCACTTCCTCAAGTGCCCCAAGCCCTCGGCGCACGAGATCACCTCCCTGGCGgactccctgcagctggagaaagagGTGGTGCGGGTCTGGTTCTGCAACCGGCGGCAGAAGGAGAAGCGGATGACGCCGGCCGGGGTCCCGCACCCCCCCATGGAGGACGTTTACGCACAGGCGGACACTTCGCCGCTGCACCACGCGCTGCCCGGCGCCGTGCAGTGA